One Pristiophorus japonicus isolate sPriJap1 chromosome 19, sPriJap1.hap1, whole genome shotgun sequence genomic window carries:
- the LOC139229642 gene encoding uncharacterized protein codes for MNAKQFTPCWRCGGFHSAYSCHLKGYICKSCGTMGLLQRAASSAKPTNHHVAEEDWSMVDQSNFEPQREEADAEVHGVHTFSPKCPPMQRKGIISPMEFSEWANPIVRICGDYKVTINCFLLQDQYPLPKADDLFATLAGGKTFTKLDLTSVYMLQELEESSSHLHQHAKGTVHLQQMPIWNSAALIFQRNMESLLKSVPHGGISGQRVCHGSGHRRAPTKSGGGPPATGSCRAAAEEVEMRLHHGNRSGVFGEKDRGGQHSVHRRQDRGYQERVQATERHRAAVVPGTPQVFWSSRINRRTASNFLNSAIFRMKKNRAWSKNCEEKDILFRMETHLQEI; via the exons atgaatgcaaagcaattcacaccttgttggcgttgtggaggtttccattcagcctattcatgccacttgaaagggtatatttgcaagagctgtggaacaatggggctcctccaacgagctgcaagctctgcaaaacctactaaccaccacgtggcagaggaagattggtccatggtggatcaaagcaatttcgagcctcagagagaggaggcagatgctgaagtacacggggtgcacacattttcaccgaaatgtccacctatgcaacgcaagggcataatctccccaatggaattcagtgagtgggccaacccgattgtcaggatttgcggcgattataaagtaactattaattgtttcttgctacaggaccaatacccgttacctaaggcagatgacctatttgcgacgctggcaggaggcaagacgttcacaaagctcgacctgacttcggtctacatgttgcaggagctggaggagtcttcgagtcacctgcatcaacacgcaaaagggacagttcatctacaacagatgcccatttggaattcggctgcattgatcttccagagaaacatggagagcctactcaagtcggtaccacacggtGGTATTTCAGGACAACGTGtttgtcacgggtcgggacaccgccgagcacctaccaaatctggaggaggccctccagcgactggatcatgtagggctgcggctgaagaggtcgaaatgcgtctccatcatggcaacagaagtggagtttttggggagaaagatcgcggtggacagcattcggtccacagacgccaagacagaggctatcaggaacgcgtccaggccacagaacgtcacagagctgcagtcgttcctgggactcctcaagtaTTTTG GAGCAGTCGAATCAATCGCAGAACCGCATCGAATTTTCTAAATTCCGCAATATTTCGGATGAAAAAGAACAGAGCTTGGTCGAAGAACTGTGAGGAAAAGGATATTTTATTCAGAATGGAGACACATCTACAAGAAATCTGA